From the genome of Solidesulfovibrio carbinolicus, one region includes:
- the ilvB gene encoding biosynthetic-type acetolactate synthase large subunit, producing the protein MTRMTGARLIADSLVRHGIKAVAGIPGGANLPLFDAIGQTPTRIVLARHEQGAGFIAQGMARVTGQAQVCLATSGPGVMNLLTAIADAKADSVPLVCLAGQVPRALLGTDAFQEVDVYGLTIPIAKHNVLVRRAADLPRIMEEAFAIAVSGRPGPVVVDVPRDVQTEEFDFTGWPSPRAGSGWTEVPGLPGPADLAFAASLLARCERPVLYCGGGARGAGAEIAVLAELLDAPVVTTLMGLGLLPPGHSRLAGMIGMHGAPAANHLLTRCDMLVAIGARFDDRATGDPKRFCPGASVVHIDIDPSEHDKNRAAHVPLAGDAVRTLNALMPLVPARSRPAWAAIRASLGLAHPFALPGLDDSKSPYGVLAAAAAILGPEAVVATDVGQSQMRAAQVWPCHSPGKFLTSGGLGTMGFGLPAAIGAALADPTRPVACVVGDGGLLMNVQELATLAELGLPVKILLMDNGVLGLVRQQQALFVGGRYTASTFAARPDFVALAAAFGIAAIDLEPCRDVRAALAAVLAAPGPALARIPVDPDAHVYPMVPPGAANHEMILEKRHDHAHS; encoded by the coding sequence ATGACACGGATGACGGGAGCGCGCCTCATCGCCGACAGCCTTGTGCGCCATGGCATCAAAGCCGTGGCCGGCATTCCCGGCGGGGCCAACCTGCCCCTTTTCGACGCCATCGGCCAAACCCCGACCCGCATCGTCCTGGCCCGCCACGAGCAGGGGGCCGGATTCATCGCCCAGGGCATGGCCCGGGTCACGGGGCAGGCGCAAGTCTGCCTGGCCACCTCCGGCCCAGGCGTCATGAACCTGCTTACCGCCATCGCCGACGCCAAGGCCGATTCCGTGCCCCTGGTGTGCCTCGCCGGCCAGGTGCCCCGGGCGCTTCTGGGCACCGACGCCTTTCAGGAAGTCGATGTCTACGGCCTGACCATCCCCATCGCCAAACACAACGTGCTGGTGCGCCGGGCGGCCGATCTGCCCCGGATCATGGAAGAGGCTTTTGCCATCGCCGTTTCCGGCCGGCCCGGGCCGGTGGTGGTGGACGTGCCCCGGGACGTCCAGACCGAGGAATTCGATTTCACTGGCTGGCCGTCGCCGCGTGCCGGTTCCGGCTGGACCGAGGTCCCGGGTTTGCCCGGTCCGGCCGATCTGGCCTTCGCCGCCTCCCTTCTGGCTCGTTGCGAGCGTCCGGTCCTCTACTGCGGCGGCGGGGCGCGGGGAGCCGGCGCGGAAATCGCCGTTCTGGCCGAGCTGCTCGACGCCCCGGTGGTCACCACGCTCATGGGTCTGGGCCTGCTCCCCCCGGGCCATTCCCGCCTGGCCGGCATGATCGGGATGCACGGCGCGCCGGCGGCCAACCATCTGCTCACCCGCTGCGACATGCTCGTGGCCATCGGCGCGCGCTTCGACGACCGGGCCACCGGCGACCCCAAGCGCTTTTGCCCCGGGGCCTCGGTCGTCCACATCGACATCGACCCGTCCGAGCACGACAAGAACCGCGCGGCCCACGTCCCCCTGGCCGGCGACGCGGTCCGTACCCTGAACGCGCTCATGCCCCTGGTCCCGGCCCGCTCCCGCCCGGCCTGGGCGGCCATTCGGGCAAGCCTGGGGCTGGCCCATCCCTTTGCCCTGCCGGGGCTGGACGACTCCAAAAGCCCTTATGGCGTGCTGGCCGCCGCCGCTGCGATCCTGGGCCCCGAGGCCGTGGTGGCCACCGACGTCGGCCAAAGCCAGATGCGCGCCGCCCAGGTCTGGCCCTGCCACAGCCCGGGAAAATTCCTCACCTCCGGCGGCCTGGGCACCATGGGCTTCGGCTTGCCGGCGGCCATTGGCGCGGCCCTGGCCGATCCGACCCGGCCGGTGGCCTGCGTGGTCGGCGACGGCGGCTTGCTCATGAACGTCCAGGAGCTGGCCACCCTGGCCGAGTTGGGGCTGCCGGTCAAAATTCTGCTCATGGACAACGGCGTGCTTGGGCTCGTGCGCCAGCAGCAGGCGCTGTTCGTGGGCGGCCGCTACACCGCCTCGACCTTTGCCGCCAGGCCCGATTTCGTGGCCCTGGCCGCCGCCTTTGGCATCGCCGCCATTGATCTCGAACCCTGCCGCGACGTCCGGGCCGCCCTGGCCGCCGTCCTGGCCGCACCGGGACCGGCCCTGGCCCGCATCCCGGTCGATCCCGACGCCCACGTCTATCCCATGGTGCCGCCCGGCGCCGCCAACCATGAAATGATCCTGGAGAAACGCCATGACCACGCCCATTCGTGA
- a CDS encoding ACT domain-containing protein — protein MTTPIRETHACESPRAELELATRDALGALRHVAACLARRSHELLGLSCLPGPAGQGRLVVAVADDGRLERLLAELRALPEVSGARLSRLAGASLTEPVAA, from the coding sequence ATGACCACGCCCATTCGTGAAACACACGCTTGCGAGTCTCCCCGGGCCGAACTGGAACTGGCCACCCGGGACGCCCTTGGCGCGCTGCGCCATGTGGCCGCCTGTCTGGCCCGGCGCTCCCACGAGCTGCTGGGGCTTTCCTGCCTGCCCGGCCCGGCCGGTCAGGGACGGCTGGTGGTGGCCGTGGCCGACGACGGCCGGCTGGAGCGGCTGTTGGCCGAACTGCGCGCCCTGCCCGAGGTCAGCGGGGCGCGATTGTCGCGCCTGGCGGGGGCGTCCCTGACCGAGCCGGTCGCGGCTTGA
- a CDS encoding PAS domain-containing sensor histidine kinase: MSARLLPLFSDERSSEQAVDRQARLFAESPAPGILDHLPQGVAVFNAHRQIVYANKAFGDLSAEGRDACEVVGLRLGEALSCFGTKIDNGVCGTTELCRSCGAARSLAASLAGKNAVSGDCSISRQGVEHLETLDFRIWIWSMRHGQETFHVALLADIRAEKRLDLMERIFYHDILNLVSGMQGVCELMREEEEGTRNAELDLLLFAVERVNDLIQAQRDLSFAERGDYEVAVNKMGSLSLLSDITALMRRDSSCKGKALAVAPESEDVFFASDRKLLTRILVNFQKNALEATPAGGGVSVGCDRQDGRVRFWVRNSALVPEEARPQIFRRAFSTKGRGRGLGTYGAKLFAESYLGGTVGFRSQEGEGTTFFVSLPCLE, translated from the coding sequence ATGAGCGCGCGGCTTCTCCCACTATTTTCCGACGAGCGGTCGTCCGAGCAGGCCGTAGACCGGCAGGCCAGGCTTTTCGCCGAAAGCCCGGCCCCGGGCATTCTCGACCATCTTCCCCAGGGCGTGGCGGTCTTTAACGCCCACCGCCAGATCGTCTACGCCAACAAGGCCTTTGGCGATTTGTCGGCCGAGGGTCGCGACGCTTGCGAGGTCGTGGGGCTGCGCCTGGGCGAGGCCTTGTCCTGCTTTGGGACCAAAATCGACAACGGCGTGTGTGGCACGACGGAGCTGTGCCGTTCCTGCGGCGCGGCCCGGTCCCTGGCCGCCTCCCTGGCCGGCAAAAATGCCGTCAGCGGCGACTGCTCCATCAGCCGCCAGGGCGTGGAGCATCTGGAAACCCTGGATTTCCGCATCTGGATCTGGTCCATGCGCCACGGCCAGGAGACCTTCCATGTGGCCCTTCTGGCCGACATCCGGGCGGAAAAGCGCCTCGACCTCATGGAGCGCATCTTCTACCACGATATCCTCAACCTCGTGTCCGGCATGCAGGGCGTGTGCGAACTCATGCGCGAAGAGGAAGAGGGCACGCGAAACGCCGAACTCGATCTGCTGCTTTTTGCCGTGGAGCGGGTAAATGACCTCATCCAGGCCCAGCGCGACCTGTCCTTTGCCGAGCGCGGCGACTACGAAGTGGCCGTCAACAAAATGGGGTCGCTGTCGCTGTTATCCGACATCACGGCGCTCATGCGCCGGGACAGCTCCTGCAAGGGCAAGGCGTTGGCCGTCGCGCCGGAAAGCGAGGACGTCTTTTTTGCCTCCGACCGCAAACTGCTCACCCGCATCCTGGTCAATTTCCAAAAAAACGCCCTGGAGGCCACGCCGGCCGGCGGGGGCGTGTCCGTGGGCTGCGACCGGCAGGACGGCCGGGTGCGTTTTTGGGTGCGCAATTCAGCTCTCGTGCCCGAGGAAGCAAGACCTCAGATTTTTCGCCGGGCCTTTTCCACCAAGGGGCGCGGCCGGGGCCTGGGCACCTACGGGGCCAAGCTCTTTGCCGAAAGCTACCTTGGCGGCACGGTGGGCTTTCGCAGCCAGGAAGGCGAGGGCACGACCTTTTTCGTGAGCCTGCCCTGCCTGGAGTAG
- a CDS encoding class I SAM-dependent methyltransferase: MQHHGIVIAHAAASDPGLAGFGLDCPRHRAVVDRSRGLRLVGWAAPAPEADAPRLVLRADNGQAPLELRHARPDVARRLAKEGRALPPCRGFDAVVPDFAEASLVACSPSRETVLARLSVVPMDAVSDAAHDHVYLHQDVPMAEALSHANFWDHVVSLGNRPGLRVLEVGSRAVTAEGRGPRGRERFDTATYVGFDYYPGKNVDVVGDAHRLSAYFDEPFDLIVSFAVLEHLAMPWVAAVEMAKCLKLGGHLALETHFSFSSHERPWHFFQYSDMALRALFSPALGFECLEAGLSNPIVGRFSSLADPYLRGRPVTGLYCHSEILCRKTRDVPDFDWSRLAPADLVGSLRYPEPGPKG; this comes from the coding sequence ATGCAACATCACGGCATCGTCATCGCCCACGCCGCCGCAAGCGACCCTGGCCTGGCCGGCTTTGGCCTGGACTGCCCCCGCCACCGGGCCGTCGTCGACCGCTCGCGCGGCTTGCGCCTCGTCGGCTGGGCCGCGCCTGCTCCCGAGGCCGACGCCCCGCGCCTCGTTCTCCGCGCCGACAACGGCCAAGCGCCTCTGGAACTGCGGCACGCCCGACCCGACGTGGCCCGACGGCTGGCCAAGGAGGGCCGCGCCCTGCCGCCTTGCCGGGGCTTCGACGCCGTGGTCCCGGATTTTGCCGAGGCGAGCCTCGTGGCCTGCTCCCCAAGCCGGGAGACCGTCCTGGCCCGGCTTTCCGTGGTTCCCATGGACGCCGTGTCCGACGCCGCCCATGACCATGTCTACCTCCACCAGGATGTCCCCATGGCCGAGGCCCTGTCCCATGCCAACTTCTGGGACCATGTGGTTTCCCTGGGCAACCGTCCGGGCCTGCGGGTGCTCGAAGTGGGCAGTCGGGCCGTCACGGCCGAGGGCCGGGGGCCGCGCGGCCGGGAGCGGTTCGATACGGCCACCTACGTCGGCTTCGACTATTACCCCGGCAAAAACGTGGATGTGGTGGGCGACGCTCACCGACTCTCCGCCTATTTTGACGAGCCCTTTGACCTCATCGTCTCCTTTGCCGTGCTGGAACACCTGGCCATGCCCTGGGTCGCAGCCGTGGAAATGGCCAAATGCCTCAAACTGGGAGGACATCTGGCCCTGGAGACCCACTTCTCCTTTTCTTCTCACGAGCGGCCCTGGCATTTTTTCCAGTACAGCGACATGGCGCTACGGGCGCTGTTCTCCCCGGCCCTGGGCTTCGAGTGCCTGGAGGCGGGCCTGTCCAATCCTATCGTGGGCCGCTTTTCCTCCCTGGCCGATCCCTATCTGCGCGGCCGCCCCGTCACCGGGCTTTACTGCCACAGCGAAATCCTGTGCCGCAAAACCCGCGACGTGCCGGACTTCGACTGGTCCCGACTCGCCCCGGCCGATCTGGTCGGCTCCCTGCGCTATCCCGAACCCGGCCCCAAGGGCTGA